The window CGAAGTTCGTCCTGATCATGCAGCACATGTAAACCGGAAATGAACGGGAAAAGGCAGGAGCCCCATCGCCGTACGGCGCGGGGCTCCTTGGGTACTGCACTCAGGTTCTGCGATCAGGCAGTGATCAGACGGGGGTGACGTTCTCCGCCTGCGGACCCTTCGGGCCCTGCGTCACGTCGAAGCTCACCTGCTGGTTCTCCTCGAGGGAGCGGAAGCCGGAGGCGTTGATCGCGGAGTAGTGAACGAAGACGTCGGGGCCGCCGCCTTCCTGGGCGATGAAGCCAAAGCCCTTTTCGGCGTTGAACCACTTCACGGTTCCGGTAGCCATAAGCCCTCCTTGGGCCCAAAAGGGTTGCCCTGCTCCAGAACCTGCACGTGCGAAACGGTGCTGCACAACTGCATTCGTCTGAAAACGACGAGAGCCCGCGGTCACATGCTCCGCAGGCTCTGTACTGCAAGGGA of the Streptomyces sp. 1222.5 genome contains:
- a CDS encoding cold-shock protein; translation: MATGTVKWFNAEKGFGFIAQEGGGPDVFVHYSAINASGFRSLEENQQVSFDVTQGPKGPQAENVTPV